GTTCGACATCACTCCAGCTGCTCTGAATTCTGCCGGTGTTCCCAAAGTCTTTATGAGGCGTCTTCCCAAAACTCGTTCTGGCCGAAAGAAATATGATCTCTGAAGGGGGAGAGTTTGAGAATTTTATGTTTACTTTTACTTAATATTGTATCAAAGACTGCTCTTTCTGGTTCCTGTATGTCTCATCTTGCTTGGATATTTTTTGTTAATGTTTTCTGACTGAGTTCATTTTAGTTGTGCAAGATTGAGTTTTTATGTATCTGTTGGTTCTTTTTAGTGTTGCCTTGTTAGCTGTTTTATCAGTGATCATATTTTgccaagggggagattgtaacaGCCTTTTTGTTATGATTGTCAAAATATGTCTATGTTGTTTCATCTACAGAGTTTGTTGATCAGTCTTTGAATTGTTTGTGAATATGTTGTCTCTGTTCGTTCTACTTAGTCTCGAGTTTCATCTTCTGGATGCTGTAGATTAATGAGTACACGTCAGCTTGTGTCAGTATATTTGGAAACATGTTAATCCTGTTTAGCTGGTCGTGTTGTTAATCTGTTAGGTGTTAGGGTtgctataaatataataatctctTTCTAACAACCTAACCCCTTTCTCTGTTAGTTGTTCATTTTTGGTTGAGAAAACAGATTCTTGTTTTTCTCTCttgtctttctttctttcttgatTTTTGCAGGTTCGCCATTGTTGAAGGGGGAGCTTGTTGCAGAGCTGTGGGAAGTTCTGTTCTGATTTGAAGGGATTTCGAATCTGGCTAGTAGAGGGATTCAACTAGCGTGCTTGAGGGGATCTTGAGCGTTTCTGAATCGAGGGATTCGATTCATAAGTTCCAAGGGATTTGGAAATTGTTTTTGAGTGGTTACTCAAGCTTTAGGGTAATTTGTAATTTCAGTAGTGTTAAGACGTTGATTCCATTTTGGAACTAGTGATTGTACTTAACATTTGATTTGTTAGTGAAAGTTACATATTACCCGACCCAAGCACTAGTCGGCTGGAAATTGTTCCAGTGCAGATGAAGCTTGTAAAATTCCATGTGTGATTTTACTTTGCTTTAATTGTCCATTATATTCTAGTTGAATAATTTTTGATTCAAGAAGATAGATATTGCACCTTCAATTTGTTTCTCAGCAATTGTAGTTTCAAAGGATCATCAAATTCTCCTGCAACGTTCACTAACTTCACTCAGTGCAGCTTTCATTTTTAGACCTcagtttgaacaattttggtgGCCAAATCCCATTGCTTTCTCTCAATCTTCAGCAGTTCATCATGTTGGATCTTTCTGGTAACAAATTTGTTGGTAAGATTCCTGAATTTTCAAAATCAAACTCCACCCAAAGCCCACAACCTGAGGCTTTTGAATTCCTCAACTTAGCTAATAATTTTCTCACTGGATCAATTCCTTCTTGGATACATTCTCTTGAGTTTTTGACAATTTTACGCCTAGATGATAATAACCTTACTGGCACAATCAAAGTATTTCATTCAAAATCTCTTCCAGACCTTTCCTTAAGTTCTAATAATTTGAATGGCGAGATTCCAAACTCAATATTCAAACAAGAGGAACTTCAATCGTTAGATCTTTCATACAATAATTTGGATGGAGTTGTGGAGTTAAGCAAGTTTTCTTTATTAAAAAATCTTGACCAACTTATTCTCTCTTTTAACAATTTCATGATTGTGCGCTCAAATAAAGTTTTCAATCATAATCCTTTCCCTCAACTTGAATATTTGAGTTTGGCCCCATGCAATATTAGAGCACTTTCGGACATTCTAAAGAACATGAAAAGCCTAGACAGGCTATACGTTTCCCACAATAAAATTCAAGGCAGGATTCCAAAATGGCTATGTGATTATAGAACAAGCTCATTGTCTAATTTGAACATCTCCCATAATTTTTTGACACATGTAGAGCGAGTTCCATGTAAAAATCTACAGTCTCTAGATCTTCGCTCTAACATGATACAAGAACATCTTCCAATTGTTCCACCCTCATTGGTCGTTCTTTTCATCTCAAATAATAATCTATTTGGAGAAATACCTTCTACATATTGCAATTTGAGTGAGTTAaaaatccttatatctcaaataATAGCATTCATGGGAAAATTCCTTCATGCCTTGCAAATAAATTCTCCCTCTCTGTGTTAGATTTGCATATGAACAATTTTAGTAGGGAAATTCCTCAAGACATGTTTAAAAATTTAACTGGTTTGAGGAGTTTGCACTTTAGTGGCAATCATCTAGAAGGATCTCTACCACGCTCTTTGCGCAATAGCCAAAGTTTGGAAGTTTTAGATGTGGGAAATAACATGATATATGATACCTTCCCTCATTATTTGGAAGAGCTTCCAATGCTTCAAGTTCTTGTTTTGAAGTCAAATAAATTCCATGGCTCCATAGAGGAACCTAAGGTTAAAAATTCCTTTCAAAAGTTGCAGATCATGGATCTCTCTAACAATGAATTCATTGGTCTATTACCAACAAAGTATTTTGAGAGTTTCACGACTATGATGGATGGACATGCCACTAGAAACCTGACACACATAGGAGAAAACTATTACCAAGATTCTGTGAATTCGGTAGTGAAAGGTCATCAACTTATACTTGAAAAAAATCATAAGTATTTTTGTAACAATCGATTTTTCAAGAAATAACTTTGAAGGAGAGATTCTAGAGTCGATTGGACAGCTGAAATCACTTAAAGGGCTCAACTTTTCTCAAAATAGACTAGATGGTTCTATTCCTATCTCATTGATAAACTTAAGTAATCTTGAATGGTTAGATCTCTCTTTAAATAAGCTGGTTGGGGAGATACCTAGTAAAATGATGGATCTAACACAACTTTTGCTCTTAAACCTTTCACATAACAAATTAGTGGGACCAATATCTCGTGGAAACCAATTTAATACGTTCCACGAAGATTCATATAGTGGAAACGTGGAATTATGTGGGCCTCCTTTATCTAAATCATGCAACAATGGGATGCAACAAGATGGTGATCATGGTGAGAAATATACGGATCACATAATCTTTGATTGGAAAATTGTGATGATAGGATATGGATGTGGACTAATTATCGGGATATCTGTGGGCTACATGGTGCTTTACAGTGAAAGGTTTGATTATTGGCTTTACAAAAAGGTTCAAGGATGTAGGGGTGTGTatggtgtggtttgggcggttgaactctttttaatacaccacgctACAAGTGCGGTGTAGTAACTAGAACACACCGTGCGGTGTGATTTCattgcaccaaaccgaccaaaccaaaccattttttgcggtgtggttttcCACGGTGTGAGTGTGTTAAAAAAATGTGTGAGATAGAGATGGTGATAGGGAGGAGGTGAaaatgagatgagagaggaaGAAGTTGTTGTTGTGTATGATGTGTTAGAGAATACGGTTATTCCCTAATTTAAGTGAGCTCCTAGTTTCATATTGGGTTACTAAAAAattgtatatatgtaaagttaaatttttttaacatatttgtaagtatacggtgcggtgtggtgcaaaccaaaatttcacaccgcaAAACCGCGCATCGCGCTGTTTAGCtaagatacaaaccataccgaaccattcCACTTTTGACACTGTGGTTTGCGGTgtagtgtggtgcggtgcggtcggtcGCCACGGTTTGCCGGTTTATAGATGCTCACCCTTACAAGGACGACAAAGACAAAGACTACGTCGTCAAACAAATATTCGTCTAATAAGAATGATGAGCTAGATTGTCGAACCGGCCAGCAAGCTTGTGATGAAGGAAATTGTCGACTTTCGGTAAGCTTATAGACCAAATTAAGATtaattgtaatatattttcttttgGAATTAATTACTTATACTTGTCGAATTGTGCCAACATATCCTTTGtattgttcaaataagcaaccatctttaagCCTCGTTCTTGGTACTCCCCTATGACCTAATTCACCaccaactgtgaatcactgtagatatccaaCACCTTTATGTTCATGTATTTGGCTAACCTTAACCCGGCGAGTAgggcctcatattcagcttcgttgttagaagcagtgaagtcaaacctaattgcgcaatgaaatcgatgcccttccggtgttatcaatatcactcctgtcCCTGCGTaggattcattggatgaaccatccgtgaaaaGTTTCTACGAAtgagcttcaacttgaggctcaggctcATTAGGTTTTTCACCCTGCTCACTAtctgggaatttagtgaattctgcaatgaagtcaaccaagacttgcccttttattgctgcttgcGGCAagtaagttatatcgaactgtccaagttcgactacccatttcaacaatcgacccacagcctctggcttttgtatGACTTTTCATAGGGGCTAGTCAGTCAAAActatgattgggtgagcttgaaagtaagggcgcagcttccttgaggccagaattaaacaataggctaatctttcgatgggtggatacctcagctctgctccgatcagccttttgcttacatagtaaacagccTTTTGCACGCATTCTTCTTCCCTCACTAACACAGCACTAGCAGTATATTCTGTAATtgccaggtatatgaacaaagtttccccatctacaggCTTTGATAGGACGGGAGGCTGGGCCATATGAGCTTTTAATGCTTGGATAGCTTGCTCGCagtcctctgtccattcaaactttttgttgcctttaagtagattaaagaaaggaacGCACTTATctattgattttgaaatgaatctactaagtGTGGCAATCCTTcctgtcaaactttgaacatctttgatcttcattggcgatttcatatcaatcagggctttaatcttctcaggattggcttcgattcctcttgagttgactatgaatcccaagaacttccctgatcctacacCGAATGAGCATTtgagaggattcagcttcatctgatacttgttcaagacgttgaagcactcctgtaaatccttcacatgtccttctgctttctttgacttaaccagcatgtcgtcgatgtacacctccatgtttgtactgatcagctccttaaacatgtggttgactagtcgctagtaagtcgcaccagcatttttcaaaccaaagggcattactttgtaacagtaaagccttgtgtctgtttgaaagctagtgtgatcctcatcggggggatgcatactaatctgattgtaccccgagtatgcatccataaaggagaagatctcatgtcctgcagtggcatcgaccagctggttgatcctggggagtgggaagcagtctttagggcaggctttattaaggtctgtaaaatccacgcatgttcgccatttgccattcggcttgggaactagcacaggattagagacccacgatggataaaacgccaccctgatgaacccattctccttcagtttttcaacttcttcttttaaggcctttgatctatctttatcgagcaaccttctaaatagt
The Humulus lupulus chromosome 6, drHumLupu1.1, whole genome shotgun sequence DNA segment above includes these coding regions:
- the LOC133786051 gene encoding receptor-like protein 33: MLDLSGNKFVGKIPEFSKSNSTQSPQPEAFEFLNLANNFLTGSIPSWIHSLEFLTILRLDDNNLTGTIKVFHSKSLPDLSLSSNNLNGEIPNSIFKQEELQSLDLSYNNLDGVVELSKFSLLKNLDQLILSFNNFMIVRSNKVFNHNPFPQLEYLSLAPCNIRALSDILKNMKSLDRLYVSHNKIQGRIPKWLCDYRTSSLSNLNISHNFLTHVERVPCKNLQSLDLRSNMIQEHLPIVPPSLVVLFISNNNLFGEIPSTYCNLNLHMNNFSREIPQDMFKNLTGLRSLHFSGNHLEGSLPRSLRNSQSLEVLDVGNNMIYDTFPHYLEELPMLQVLVLKSNKFHGSIEEPKVKNSFQKLQIMDLSNNEFIGLLPTKYFESFTTMMDGHATRNLTHIGENYYQDSVNSVVKDLSLNKLVGEIPSKMMDLTQLLLLNLSHNKLVGPISRGNQFNTFHEDSYSGNVELCGPPLSKSCNNGMQQDGDHGEKYTDHIIFDWKIVMIGYGCGLIIGISVGYMVLYSERFDYWLYKKVQGCRGVYGVCGAVRSVATVCRFIDAHPYKDDKDKDYVVKQIFV